A window of Juglans regia cultivar Chandler chromosome 7, Walnut 2.0, whole genome shotgun sequence contains these coding sequences:
- the LOC108989281 gene encoding uncharacterized protein LOC108989281 isoform X1, with amino-acid sequence MAVAEARAAWQRAANRCFFQEDAKRAPKLACCQSSSSASKQVDTGPTNNTDGQSHPASIFMPKRNPSFSNLPPDTRCWLQLQPSNANQKGSTYEQSVALEAKVVTLGAGTVNSTAKLDEVHPQKGDIINDNDDKNCESSLDRQYVLPAVRMNKAVEARKEEVNASYCKNAEEYCELMEVRGRYEHLDMDPDGCPVSKQANECSLNPESPWIGDYKRGPWWQTTDKEELAFLVEKKSLNHIENCDLPPPQKIYVGKHPFFHSGCIDHDEALLSYSDLKARTGSISNRTHTQEGFPDSRKADGNEVASSEEGCSQYGSDKSNSYSTNYKDITKALQVSEGGPEKALLMEALCHSQTRAREAEKAAKQADAEKEQILKLFFRQASQLFAYKQWFQLLQLEIRYIQIKNTDQSISTLFPVVLPKMAYKGWKQRKNWQKATKRRRVQRGRSRHDIKRYAAVFALGMSLVGAGLLLGWTVGWMLPPL; translated from the exons ATGGCGGTAGCAGAAGCAAGAGCTGCATGGCAGAGAGCAGCTAATCGCTGCTTTTTCCAAGAAGATGCCAAAAGAGCTCCGAAGTTAGCTTGCTGCCAATCATCATCTTCAGCATCTAAGCAGGTTGACACTGGACCTACCAATAATACAGATGGGCAATCTCATCCTGCCTCTATTTTTATGCCTAAAAGGAATCCTTCGTTTTCCAATCTTCCCCCCGACACAAGATGTTGGCTCCAATTGCAACCTAGCAATGCAAACCAAAAGGGCTCAACGTATGAACAGTCAGTTGCATTGGAGGCCAAAGTGGTCACCTTAGGAGCTGGCACTGTAAATTCAACAGCTAAGCTCGATGAGGTCCACCCTCAAAAAGGGGACATTATTAATGacaatgatgataaaaactgcGAGTCTTCTCTTGATAGGCAATATGTTCTCCCTGCTGTTCGTATGAACAAAGCCGTCGAAGCCAGAAAGGAAGAGGTAAATGCTTCATATTGTAAGAATGCCGAGGAGTATTGTGAACTAATGGAAGTAAGGGGGAGATACGAACACTTGGATATGGATCCTGATGGTTGTCCAGTTTCCAAGCAAGCCAATGAGTGTAGCTTAAATCCAGAATCTCCATGGATTGGGGATTATAAGAGGGGACCGTGGTGGCAAACAACAGATAAAGAAGAATTGGCCTTCTTGGTCGAGAAGAAGTCACTTAACCATATTGAGAATTGCGATCTCCCCCCACCTCAGAAAATTTATGTAGGGAAGCACCCATTTTTTCATAGTGGCTGCATTGATCATGATGAAGCATTGCTGTCATATTCTGATCTGAAGGCCAGAACTGGTAGCATTTCCAATAGGACTCATACACAAGAGGGCTTTCCAGATTCCAGGAAAGCAGATGGAAATGAGGTGGCTTCATCTGAAGAAGGGTGTTCACAATATGGTTCTGACAAGTCAAA CAGTTATAGTACAAACTACAAAGATATCACGAAGGCATTACAAGTTTCTGAAGGTGGCCCTGAAAAAGCTCTGCTGATGGAAGCACTCTGCCATTCTCAAACTCGTGCAAGGGAAGCCGAGAAGGCAGCAAAGCAAGCTGATGCTGAGAAGGAGCAAATTCTTAAGCTCTTCTTCAGACAAGCCTCACAACTTTTTGCCTATAAGCAGTGGTTCCAACTGCTGCAGCTAGAAATTCGTTACATCCAGATTAAAAATACCGACCAATCAATTTCCACTCTCTTCCCTGTGGTCCTTCCAAAGATGGCTTACAAAGGTTGGAAACAGCGAAAGAACTGGCAGAAGGCTACCAAGAGGAGAAGAGTCCAGCGAGGGCGATCTAGGCATGATATCAAAAGGTATGCTGCTGTTTTTGCTTTGGGAATGAGTCTCGTTGGTGCTGGCTTGCTTCTGGGATGGACTGTAGGGTGGATGTTACCTCCTTTATAG
- the LOC108989281 gene encoding uncharacterized protein LOC108989281 isoform X2: MAVAEARAAWQRAANRCFFQEDAKRAPKLACCQSSSSASKQVDTGPTNNTDGQSHPASIFMPKRNPSFSNLPPDTRCWLQLQPSNANQKGSTYEQSVALEAKVVTLGAGTVNSTAKLDEVHPQKGDIINDNDDKNCESSLDRQYVLPAVRMNKAVEARKEEVNASYCKNAEEYCELMEVRGRYEHLDMDPDGCPVSKQANECSLNPESPWIGDYKRGPWWQTTDKEELAFLVEKKSLNHIENCDLPPPQKIYVGKHPFFHSGCIDHDEALLSYSDLKARTGSISNRTHTQEGFPDSRKADGNEVASSEEGCSQYGSDKSNYSTNYKDITKALQVSEGGPEKALLMEALCHSQTRAREAEKAAKQADAEKEQILKLFFRQASQLFAYKQWFQLLQLEIRYIQIKNTDQSISTLFPVVLPKMAYKGWKQRKNWQKATKRRRVQRGRSRHDIKRYAAVFALGMSLVGAGLLLGWTVGWMLPPL; encoded by the exons ATGGCGGTAGCAGAAGCAAGAGCTGCATGGCAGAGAGCAGCTAATCGCTGCTTTTTCCAAGAAGATGCCAAAAGAGCTCCGAAGTTAGCTTGCTGCCAATCATCATCTTCAGCATCTAAGCAGGTTGACACTGGACCTACCAATAATACAGATGGGCAATCTCATCCTGCCTCTATTTTTATGCCTAAAAGGAATCCTTCGTTTTCCAATCTTCCCCCCGACACAAGATGTTGGCTCCAATTGCAACCTAGCAATGCAAACCAAAAGGGCTCAACGTATGAACAGTCAGTTGCATTGGAGGCCAAAGTGGTCACCTTAGGAGCTGGCACTGTAAATTCAACAGCTAAGCTCGATGAGGTCCACCCTCAAAAAGGGGACATTATTAATGacaatgatgataaaaactgcGAGTCTTCTCTTGATAGGCAATATGTTCTCCCTGCTGTTCGTATGAACAAAGCCGTCGAAGCCAGAAAGGAAGAGGTAAATGCTTCATATTGTAAGAATGCCGAGGAGTATTGTGAACTAATGGAAGTAAGGGGGAGATACGAACACTTGGATATGGATCCTGATGGTTGTCCAGTTTCCAAGCAAGCCAATGAGTGTAGCTTAAATCCAGAATCTCCATGGATTGGGGATTATAAGAGGGGACCGTGGTGGCAAACAACAGATAAAGAAGAATTGGCCTTCTTGGTCGAGAAGAAGTCACTTAACCATATTGAGAATTGCGATCTCCCCCCACCTCAGAAAATTTATGTAGGGAAGCACCCATTTTTTCATAGTGGCTGCATTGATCATGATGAAGCATTGCTGTCATATTCTGATCTGAAGGCCAGAACTGGTAGCATTTCCAATAGGACTCATACACAAGAGGGCTTTCCAGATTCCAGGAAAGCAGATGGAAATGAGGTGGCTTCATCTGAAGAAGGGTGTTCACAATATGGTTCTGACAAGTCAAA TTATAGTACAAACTACAAAGATATCACGAAGGCATTACAAGTTTCTGAAGGTGGCCCTGAAAAAGCTCTGCTGATGGAAGCACTCTGCCATTCTCAAACTCGTGCAAGGGAAGCCGAGAAGGCAGCAAAGCAAGCTGATGCTGAGAAGGAGCAAATTCTTAAGCTCTTCTTCAGACAAGCCTCACAACTTTTTGCCTATAAGCAGTGGTTCCAACTGCTGCAGCTAGAAATTCGTTACATCCAGATTAAAAATACCGACCAATCAATTTCCACTCTCTTCCCTGTGGTCCTTCCAAAGATGGCTTACAAAGGTTGGAAACAGCGAAAGAACTGGCAGAAGGCTACCAAGAGGAGAAGAGTCCAGCGAGGGCGATCTAGGCATGATATCAAAAGGTATGCTGCTGTTTTTGCTTTGGGAATGAGTCTCGTTGGTGCTGGCTTGCTTCTGGGATGGACTGTAGGGTGGATGTTACCTCCTTTATAG